A stretch of Pseudophryne corroboree isolate aPseCor3 chromosome 9, aPseCor3.hap2, whole genome shotgun sequence DNA encodes these proteins:
- the BCL10 gene encoding B-cell lymphoma/leukemia 10 gives MTPLKLNEEEMADVKRDTIECLRPYLCEKLMAERHFDYLRCKTILNKDDTEEILSQTTSRKRAGELLDRLSKNPKGLDALIESIRLQKTQDFLIEKITDEVLRVKNEKLEFSKGDYLHPSPTAPNGLTTDLYKQCSDNRLPTPESTVLYHPEGESSLPLYFNRSLTIANPSMADNRTRSSRQSTPYSTRLPKPGEIGAPPLPVILPQAPEESRASSPIDNQFLPLRSSSPSNPSPLYRAAF, from the exons ACCATCGAATGCCTGCGGCCCTATTTGTGTGAGAAACTTATGGCAGAAAGACACTTCGATTACCTACGCTGCAAAACCATACTAAACAAAGACGACACCGAGGAAATTTTGAGCCAGACAACAAGTCGGAAGAGAGCCGGAGAGCTGTTAGATCGACTGTCCAAAAATCCTAAGGGCCTCGATGCTCTGATTGAATCAATCAGGCTCCAGAAAACCCAGGATTTCCTCATAGAGAAGATCACAGATGAGGTCCTGCGCGTGAAAAACGAAAAGCTGGAATTCTCCAAAG GGGACTACTTACACCCTTCACCGACCGCACCAAATGGACTAACTACTGACCTGTACAAGCAGTGTTCCGACAACAGGCTGCCGACACCGGAGTCCACCGTTCTCTATCACCCCGAAGGGGAGTCCAGTCTTCCCCTTTATTTTAACAGATCTCTGACAATTGCAAATCCATCAATGGCGGACAACAGAACAAGGAGCAGCCGACAAAGTACGCCGTACTCTACCAGGCTCCCCAAACCAGGGGAGATAGGAGCCCCCCCTCTTCCAGTCATCCTTCCGCAGGCGCCCGAGGAATCCCGCGCAAGCTCCCCCATCGACAACCAGTTCCTTCCTCTCAGGTCCAGTTCACCCTCTAACCCGTCACCGTTATACCGCGCTGCGTTCTGA